The sequence GTCAGCACCCCCGCACAGTACGTCAACAAAATTACATCGTATATCGACGGCTCCATGATTTACGGTTCCGATGCGGCCACCGCAGCGGCGTTGCGCACCTTCTCGGGCGGCCTGCTCAAGACCAGCGCCGGCAATTTGTTGCCGTACAACACCATGGGTTTGAACATGGCCGACAACATTGGCGTGCCAGAAGATACGTTGTTTGCAGCCGGCGATGTGCGCGCTAACGAGAACGTTGAATTGTCGAATCTGACCACGCTGTTTGTCCGCGAGCACAATTCCCAAGCGGCTTTGCTGGCCAAGCAGCATCCCACTTGGACCGACGAGCAGCTTTACCAAGCGGCGCGACAAATCGTGATTGGCGAAATTCAGTCGATCACCTACAACGAGTGGCTGCCGGCCCTCATGGGCAACCACGCGCTGACGCCGTACAAGGGTTACAATGCGAATGTCAATCCGTCGATTAGCGTCGAGTTCTCCAGTGCCGCGTTTCGGCTGCACACGCTGCTGGACGATGATGTGGAGTTCGTCAACAACAACGGTACTCCCAACACCAGCATTGAAGGGGGCGAGCTGCCCTTGGCCGCCGATTTCTTTCAGCCCCAGATCGTTGCCATTCCCGGCGAAGTGGCGGCCAATTTGAAGTACTTGGCCAGCGACTTGGCTCAGGACGTGGACGAGCAGACGGTCGACGGACTGCGCAATGCTCTGTTTCCCGATGCGCCGATCTTGGGCAACGTTGAGGTGGGAGCGAGCGATTTGATTGCCGACGACATTCAGCGCGGGCGTGACGAGGGAGATCCGACATATAACCAAATGCGCATTGAGCTGGGCGAAAGGCCGGTCACGTCTTTTGCGCAAATTACGTCGAACCCTCAGTTGCAGGCGGAGCTGAAGCAAATTTACGGCAACGTCAACAACGTCGAGTTATTCGTGGGACTGATGGCCGAGAATCATTTGCCAGGGTCTTCGCTTGGTCAAACAGAACAAGCTATTCTGGCGCAACAGTTCCAGGCGGTCCGCGATGGCGATCGTTATTTTTACGCCAACGCAGATTCGCCCCAGCTGGTGAATCAATTGAATAACACCACGCTGGCGCAGATTATTGAGCGGAACACCAGCATCACCAATCTGCAGCAAGATGTGTTCTTGTTCCGCGCCTCGATTTCGGGAACCGTTTCCAACGGCATGTTCCAGACCAATCCTTCACCGTTTGGATTTGGTGGACCGAGTGGCGGATTTGGTGGCGGTGGATTTGGAGAAGGTGGATTCGGCGGCGGGGGATTCGGCGGCGGTCAAAATGGCCAAGGAGTGGCTGGTATGACTGTCAATTTGATCGACGCAGATGGGGATATGGTTGCCACCACCACGACCAATGCTCGCGGTCAATACAGTTTCAATGTCACCGAAGCTGGGCAGTACCAGGTGCAATTGGCCGCGGCCCATGCTACGCAAGTGCTCAGCAAGGTTGTAGGAATTACTCGGGGAGATCTGTTTCTCAACGGTATTGATTTCCAATTGCAATTGCCCGGTCGGGGCGGACATGGTTCGGGAATAAGTTTTTGGAATGCCCAGGACGATTCGAATGAGAATTGGTCGTGGGACAACTGGTCCTGAGCTAACAGGTCGGTTGGTTCTACCGGCGTTGGGTGCGCAGGCGGAGTCTTCGCTCGCATCTTTCTGCCCGGTAGAGCCAAGGGGCTAGAACACAGCAAGCGACACGCGGCGGTGGGAATCGCTAGGCGCTAGGGGCGGCCTCCGCTTACAATGGTGGTAACACGCCGGCGTTATTTCCGTTGCTCGCCACCTACCTTTCAGGACGAATTATCGATGCACCGCCCAATCGCCGCCGCGGGTTCGCAAACAGATCGTTGGAGATTCCGTGGGCTCGGCAGTGCCGCATCGATAGCCATGATTTTCGCGCTGGCTGCGCCGGTAAATTCGCTCGCCGATGAGAGCGGCGCGGCAAGTCAAAACCCGCTGGGTGCATCAAATAGCGCCAAATCTGGCGATCCTGCGACAACTCAGCCGAAGGACGATGTGGCCAGTCTGATTAAGAAATTAGGGGACGATTTATTCGCCGTCCGCGAAGCGGCTGCCAACCAATTGGCCAAAAATGGAATTGCCGCCAGGCCACAGTTAATGATGGCGCTATCAAGCTCCGATGCTGAGGTGCGCTTCCGCGCGCGTCACATCTTGGCCGTAGTGGTGGAGGCCGATTTTCAAAAACGTCTGGCGGCATTCAGTGCCGACATCGATGGCAAGCAAAATTTGAGCATGCCCGCCTGGACAGCATTCAAGCGTGTTGCGGGCGGCGATCCGGCGGCGCGCGATGTTTTCGTCGAAATGCAACAATCGGAATCGACATTGTTGGAAGCGTATGAAGAAGGTCCAAAAGCCGCAGCCGAAATGTTGCGCATGCGGGCGGCATCGGAGCCGACAGTGAACGTGGGCCGTGGCCGAACCGTCGTTCAACCAACGGTTTCAAATTTAGGTTCCATCCTGACATGGTTATTGGTCGTCAGCGATCCCGACGTGCCACTCAGTGACGACATCACCGCCTATGCCATCCAATTGCCGCGGAAAAAAATTATCCAGGAAGCCGCGCTGAATAGCTCCCACGACACGAATCCGCAGCGCGAGGTGTGCCGAAAAGTTTTAGGCCGCTGGATGCAACGCAACGATTTGGCCAGCCCGCTGATGATGCAAAATCTGATTTATGCGGCGGAGTTTAATTTGAAGGAAGGAGTCACGCCTGCCGCGGCGGTGCTTAAGATGCAACAATCGCCAGCTAATTTCAAGTCGATGGCGCTCTTAATAATCCAACGGTTCGGCACGAAAGAACACCTGCCGCTGGCACAGGCGCTGCTGGAAGATCATCAACTATGTTTCGACGGTGTCGGCAATAATCAGCCCACCCAAGTGCAATTACGCGATGTCGCTTTGGTCACCACGATTGTGCTTTCCGAGCAAGATCCCACGAAATTTGGATTCGATCATTTTGTGCCTTTAGGCCATTCGCTTCCCAATCTTAACACCATTGCCTTCGCCAGCGACACCGATCGCCAAGCAGCCTTCCAAAAGTGGCAGGAATGGCAAGCTGGGCAGAGACAAGCAATGGGCGAAAAGCCGGCGTCGAAATCGGGATCGGAAAAGACCGAATAACTGATTTGTTTATCCCATTTTGACATCTAGCATTCGTAACTTGCCGATAAATACCAAGGCGAGTTGAGAGGCAGTGCTGATAGCACACGGATGGTGCGGCTTCTCTTGACGCCTGTCGCCGAACCTGAGAAAAGACCTGCCCGTCCATGCGTTTGACGCGCAGCCGATGTCTTTCTCAGTTGCCGTCAAATGGTCGGATTCACGTCGAATTGGAAAGAGGATGTTCCAATGACCCGCGTTATGTCGTGCTCGTTTGTGACCTTGTTGGCAGCTTGTGTCGGTTGTCATTCGCCGTATTACGCCGATCAAGGCGCGCTGGCCGGCGGCT comes from Pirellulales bacterium and encodes:
- a CDS encoding peroxidase family protein; its protein translation is MRKMKNGTSRLIELLEAAALTGSFKPQKRFKSNLHGPEELEKRNMMTASSALSILPSEPINGVGNNVANPTWGAADTDFSRLAAALFGDGISSPNGQSLPSARTISNSIADQDLAGIEQDLNNTRGMSDFVYAWGQFIDHDIDLTEGGSVAMNIPITAGDATFDPTDQGDLSIAFDRSQIATGTGVSTPAQYVNKITSYIDGSMIYGSDAATAAALRTFSGGLLKTSAGNLLPYNTMGLNMADNIGVPEDTLFAAGDVRANENVELSNLTTLFVREHNSQAALLAKQHPTWTDEQLYQAARQIVIGEIQSITYNEWLPALMGNHALTPYKGYNANVNPSISVEFSSAAFRLHTLLDDDVEFVNNNGTPNTSIEGGELPLAADFFQPQIVAIPGEVAANLKYLASDLAQDVDEQTVDGLRNALFPDAPILGNVEVGASDLIADDIQRGRDEGDPTYNQMRIELGERPVTSFAQITSNPQLQAELKQIYGNVNNVELFVGLMAENHLPGSSLGQTEQAILAQQFQAVRDGDRYFYANADSPQLVNQLNNTTLAQIIERNTSITNLQQDVFLFRASISGTVSNGMFQTNPSPFGFGGPSGGFGGGGFGEGGFGGGGFGGGQNGQGVAGMTVNLIDADGDMVATTTTNARGQYSFNVTEAGQYQVQLAAAHATQVLSKVVGITRGDLFLNGIDFQLQLPGRGGHGSGISFWNAQDDSNENWSWDNWS